From a region of the Impatiens glandulifera chromosome 4, dImpGla2.1, whole genome shotgun sequence genome:
- the LOC124933945 gene encoding protein TRIGALACTOSYLDIACYLGLYCEROL 4, chloroplastic, whose amino-acid sequence MKKLRWTMDGSEFWELDVSTPVTFNGVARPTPFPGEQLPLGLSRGTRLSRPKQVDFFQRFMAMPFVPSYTPNLGGLSLQRALTLPSTSDFWFAALVGQFKFHNFISAFKQNRLVQTSETSWFQNTIRCLGEKSLYALNFFSEFSITPEDTLLVSIEGDVDKQISRKKVLLHHKFPHHDLTVEAAGPELHVDHLGRYWDVPLSMAFDLASVDNEDGLSYHLCVSNNMGQVKPHIDGQEASGVPTCLLPGLTVKSAFSFKRNIDIWRSKARKLKMVQPFDIFLSNPHISASGMVGAISTACIGKNLVVSQVQEDNPFHLRYHGQGVSSSIVADTFATLSYDMQFGNFQKLFMDLTRVNARFDFPSGMKFISGSASLARDLYYNGLKSQSNIEAVHMVLPKTTVSLQQQIVGPFSFRVDSGVTLDLENKNRYARFKDPVFAIEYALQVLGSAKAMAWYSPKQKEFMIELRFYET is encoded by the exons ATGAAGAAGCTTAGATGGACAATGGACGGCAGCGAATTTTGGGAGCTTGACGTTTCCACGCCTGTTACCTTTAATGGGGTCGCAAGGCCAACCCCTTTCCCAGGTGAACAATTGCCTCTAGGGTTATCTAGAGGAACCAGACTCTCTAGACCGAAGCAAGTTGATTTCTTCCAGCGCTTCATGGCCATGCCTTTCGTCCCATCCTACACTCCCAATCTAGGTGGACTTTCTCTTCAGCGAGCTCTCACTCTCCCTTCCACCTCTGATTTCTG GTTCGCAGCTTTGGTTGGACAATTCAAATTTCACAACTTCATATCTGCATTCAAACAAAATAGATTAGTGCAAACATCAGAGACTTCCTGGTTTCAAAACACAATAAGATGTCTTGGTGAAAAATCTCTGTATGCCCTCAATTTCTTCTCAGAGTTTTCAATAACTCCTGAGGATACTCTTCTTGTTAGCATAGAAGGGGATGTCGATAAGCAGATCAGTCGAAAGAAAGTATTGCTTCATCACAAG TTTCCACATCATGATTTGACAGTGGAGGCAGCTGGTCCTGAACTTCATGTTGATCATCTTGGCAGGTATTGGGATGTACCATTATCGATGGCATTTGATCTTGCCTCGGTTGATAATGAAGATGGTTTAAGCTACCATCTTTGTGTTAGTAATAACATGGGACAAGTGAAGCCACATATTGATGGTCAAGAGGCTAGTGGAGTTCCCACCTGTCTACTTCCTGGTTTAACCGTCAAAAGTGCTTTCTCCTTTAAGAGGAACATTGATATTTGGAGAAGCAAAGCTCGGAAATTGAAGATGGTGCAACCTTTCGATATCTTCTTGTCAAATCCTCATATCTCAGCATCGGGAATGGTTG GTGCCATTTCCACAGCTTGTATTGGAAAGAATTTGGTTGTATCacaagtacaagaagacaatccATTTCATCTGCGGTACCATGGTCAAGGAGTAAGCAGTTCTATTGTTGCTGACACATTTGCAACATTGTCATATGACATGCAATTTGGGAACTTTCAGAAGTTATTTATGGATCTTACTCGAGTGAATGCTCGCTTTGATTTTCCTTCTGGAATGAAATTCATTTCTGGGTCAGCTTCCCTCGCTCGAGATCTTTATTATAATGGACTGAAATCACAATCTAATATAGAAGCCGTTCATATGGTTTTGCCCAAGACTACTGTATCTCTTCAACAACAG ATTGTCGGACCATTCAGTTTCAGAGTTGATTCGGGAGTGACGTTAGATTTGGAGAATAAAAATAGGTATGCTCGATTTAAGGATCCTGTGTTTGCAATTGAGTATGCATTGCAAGTATTGGGATCGGCTAAAGCAATGGCTTGGTATTCACCGAAGCAAAAAGAGTTCATGATAGAACTCCGATTCTATGAGACATAG